CGCCGCCGCCCATGCCGGGCTGATCCCGAACGTGGACGTCACTACGAACCCAGCCAGCGTGCACACGACCGTGGCCAGGGCGAACACCGGCACCTCGCCGACCGGCGGGGTCCCCGGCAGCTGTGCCCCGGCGTCCAGGTCGGTCGCGAAGAACCGCCTGATGACGATGTACTCGACTCCGACAGCCACCAGCCAGGGCAGCGCCATGAGCGCGGCGAAGCGGGTGAAGCTCAAGCCGCTGGCGGCGAAAGCGAGCAGGTTGGTCAGGTTGGACACCGGCAGGAGCAGCGAGGCGGTGTTGGAGAGATGAGTGCAGGCGTACACGTGAGGTTTCGGCCGGGCGCCGAGGCGGGCGGCGGTGGCGAACACCACGGGGGTCAGTAGCACCACCGTCGCGTCCAGGCTGAGCACCGCGGTGATCAGCGAGGCCGCGGTGAACACATGGAGCAGCAGCCGCCGCGGCCGTCCCGCCGCAGCGCGGGCCATCCAGGCACCGCATGCCCCGAACAGGCCCTCGTCATCACACAACTGAGCCAGCACCAGCACAGCCGCCAGGAAGCCGATGACCGGACCGAGACGTGCGGCCTCCTCCGCCGCGTGGTCGAAGGAGATCGCACCGGTCGCGACCACCAGCACCGCGGCCGGAACGGCGACCACGGCCTCCGGCCAGCCCCACGGGCGCATCACGGCACAGGCCAGGACCGCCACGAGCAGTACGGCGGACAGTGTTTCTGCAAGCGGGGCGCTCAGGGCAGGGGCCTTTCCGGAGAAAGCGCGATGACGGAAGACGGGCTGCCTCCGTACCGTCAGCAGTATGAACGCCGTGAGCACACAAGGATCAGGAAGACTGCTGCCGAGTGTCGTGGATGTCGAGGCCACCTGCTGGGACGGTGGGCCGCTGCCCGGGGCGGTCAGCGAGATCATCGAAATCGGACTGACGGTGGTCGACCTCGACAGGGCCGAACGGGTGGCCCGCCCGGGGCGCCTGGCCCCGATCCACCGGCTGAAGCCGGAATCTCAGTGGGCCGGCGGAGTGTGGTCGGAGGGCACCGCCTCTTCCGGGGCGACCGGCTCGGGCGCCGTGCCCTCGCCGAACGGATGCCCGCCGAGCGACGCACGGTCGTGGGGCGCGAGCCAGTTCTCCAGGTTCGGGCCCACCGGCACGATCCCCGTCGGGTTGATGTCCCGGTGCACCTGGTAGTAGTGCCGCTTGATGTGGTCGAAGTCCACCGTGTCGCCGAAGCCTGGAGTCTGGAACAGGTCCCGCGCGTATGCCCAGAGCAGCGGCATCTCCGCCAGCTTCAGCCGGTTGCACTTGAAGTGACCGTGGTAGACG
This DNA window, taken from Streptomyces sp. SCSIO 30461, encodes the following:
- a CDS encoding SLC13 family permease; the encoded protein is MSAPLAETLSAVLLVAVLACAVMRPWGWPEAVVAVPAAVLVVATGAISFDHAAEEAARLGPVIGFLAAVLVLAQLCDDEGLFGACGAWMARAAAGRPRRLLLHVFTAASLITAVLSLDATVVLLTPVVFATAARLGARPKPHVYACTHLSNTASLLLPVSNLTNLLAFAASGLSFTRFAALMALPWLVAVGVEYIVIRRFFATDLDAGAQLPGTPPVGEVPVFALATVVCTLAGFVVTSTFGISPAWAAAAGAAVLACRALNRRDTTPTAIVRASAVPFLAFVLALGIVVRAVVDNGLADVLDHVVPDGTGLAALLAVAALAAVLANVINNLPAVLVLLPLTASVGPGAVLAVLLGVNIGPNLTYAGSLATLLWRRIVREHDTEVDLGEFTRLGLLTVPAALLLSVLALWASLQVIGG